One Calditrichia bacterium DNA window includes the following coding sequences:
- the fabF gene encoding beta-ketoacyl-ACP synthase II — protein MTRRVVITGLGVVSAIGNTATDFWEGVLSGRNGVDIITHFDPSAHSTRFGAEVKHLQLDGIIDARESRRMDLFTQYAMVAAHEAMADAAFDLNAIDLTMAGVVVGSGIGGIQSFATEHQKYLAGGPRKVSPYFVTQMISDIATGQISIRYGFKGPNYATVSACATASHAIGDAARLIKYGDADVMITGGTEAPITGMGVAGFAAMKALSTRNDDPQHASRPFDKDRDGFVIGEGAGILVLEEFEHAKKRGANIYAEIRGIGFTGDAHHVTAPAPGGEGAVRAMQRCMRDGGFNPEDIDYINAHGTSTPYNDKNETAAIKTAFGDHAYKLNVSSTKSMIGHLLGAAGAVELIATALAVKHNIVPPTINYQTPDPECDLNITPNVPQERIINAAISNTFGFGGHNACISLGKV, from the coding sequence ATGACCAGACGGGTTGTCATCACCGGTTTAGGCGTTGTATCTGCCATCGGGAATACCGCAACAGATTTCTGGGAAGGCGTGCTTTCCGGTCGGAATGGGGTAGATATTATCACCCACTTCGATCCATCAGCACACAGTACGCGCTTTGGTGCCGAAGTTAAACATCTGCAGTTGGACGGCATCATTGATGCCCGGGAATCGCGGCGAATGGATTTATTTACCCAATACGCAATGGTTGCCGCACACGAAGCAATGGCAGACGCAGCGTTTGATCTCAACGCTATCGATTTGACGATGGCCGGCGTTGTTGTCGGCTCCGGGATCGGCGGCATCCAGTCTTTTGCAACGGAACACCAGAAATATCTCGCCGGCGGACCGCGCAAGGTCAGCCCGTATTTTGTAACCCAAATGATCTCTGATATTGCCACCGGACAAATCTCCATCCGATACGGATTCAAAGGTCCCAATTACGCAACAGTTTCCGCATGCGCAACGGCTTCCCATGCCATTGGCGATGCAGCCAGGCTCATCAAATACGGCGATGCCGATGTGATGATCACCGGCGGCACCGAAGCACCGATTACCGGGATGGGCGTTGCCGGATTTGCCGCGATGAAAGCGCTTTCAACCCGCAACGATGATCCGCAACACGCCAGCCGCCCGTTCGACAAAGATCGCGACGGTTTTGTGATTGGCGAAGGCGCGGGCATTTTGGTGCTGGAAGAATTCGAGCATGCCAAAAAACGCGGTGCGAATATTTACGCGGAAATCCGGGGCATCGGCTTCACCGGCGATGCGCATCATGTAACCGCGCCCGCACCGGGCGGCGAAGGGGCTGTTCGTGCGATGCAGCGCTGCATGCGTGACGGCGGATTTAATCCGGAAGACATTGATTACATCAACGCGCACGGAACCTCCACGCCGTATAACGACAAAAACGAAACGGCCGCAATCAAAACAGCGTTTGGTGATCATGCGTATAAACTGAACGTAAGTTCAACAAAATCAATGATCGGGCACTTGCTCGGCGCCGCCGGTGCTGTCGAATTAATCGCAACCGCACTTGCAGTGAAACACAATATTGTGCCGCCGACCATAAACTACCAAACACCCGATCCGGAGTGCGATTTGAACATTACACCAAATGTTCCGCAGGAACGGATCATCAACGCGGCGATATCC